A portion of the Colius striatus isolate bColStr4 chromosome 1, bColStr4.1.hap1, whole genome shotgun sequence genome contains these proteins:
- the ETS2 gene encoding protein C-ets-2 encodes MSDFGIRNMDQVAPVSNMYRGMLKRQPAFDTFDSSNSLFAGYFFSLNEDQTLQEVPTGFDSTSYESNNCELPLLTPCSKAVMSQALKDTFSGFTKEQCRLGIPNNPWLWTEQQVCQWLSWATNEFSLANVNFHQFLMSGQDLCNLGKERFLELAPDFVGDILWEHLEQMIKDSQEKTQDQYVENSHITSVPHWVNNNSLTVNIDQNSYGMQMPGYPKALGYSKPSLLTDVCQTSTGPNLLSPEQEFSLFPKTQADAVGVNYCAVNQDFPRSNLNLLIDNSGKLREHESSDSGAESYESSDSMLQSWNSQSSLVDLQRVPSYESFEDDCSQSLCLSKPTMSFKDYIQERSDPVEQGKPVIPAAILAGFTGSGPIQLWQFLLELLTDKSCQSFISWTGDGWEFKLADPDEVARRWGRRKNKPKMNYEKLSRGLRYYYDKNIIHKTSGKRYVYRFVCDLQNLLGYTAEELHAMLGVQPDTED; translated from the exons ATGAGTGATTTTGGGATCAGGAACATGGACCAAGTAGCTCCTGTGTCTAACATGTACAGAGGAATGCTGAAG CGTCAACCAGCATTTGACACCTTTGACAGCTCAAACTCTCTCTTTGCTGGATATTTTTTCTCGCTAAATGAAGATCAAACGCTTCAAGAAGTGCCAACAGGATTTGACTCTACTTCTTATG agTCGAACAACTGTGAATTGCCTCTGTTAACCCCGTGCAGTAAGGCTGTGATGAGTCAGGCCTTGAAAGATACTTTCAGTGGTTTCACAAAGGAACAGTGTCGGCTGGGTATCCCAAATA atCCCTGGCTGTGGACTGAGCAGCAAGTTTGCCAGTGGCTTTCATGGGCTACCAATGAGTTTAGCTTGGCAAATGTGAACTTTCATCAGTTTCTTATGAGTGGCCAGGATTTGTGCAATCTGGGCAAGGAGCGTTTCTTGGAACTGGCACCTGACTTTGTGGGTGATATTCTGTGGGAACACCTGGAACAGATGATAAAAG ACAGCCAAGAGAAAACACAGGATCAGTATGTGGAGAACTCTCACATCACTTCAGTTCCTCACTGGGTCAACAATAATTCCCTAA ctGTCAATATAGATCAGAACTCCTATGGTATGCAAATGCCTGGATACCCTAAAGCCTTGGGTTATTCCAAACCTAGTCTCCTGACTGACGTCTGTCAGACTTCCACAGGACCAAATCTCCTCAGTCCAGAGCAAGAGTTTTCATTGTTCCCTAAAACCCAAGCAGATGCTGTTGGTGTCAACTACTGTGCAGTAAATCAAGATTTCCCAAGAAGCAATCTGAACTTGTTGATAGATAATTCTG gTAAGCTTAGAGAACATGAATCTAGTGACAGCGGCGCAGAAAGTTACGAGAGCTCAGATTCGATGCTGCAGTCCTGGAACAGTCAGTCGTCACTGGTGGATTTACAACGTGTGCCATCCTACGAGAGTTTTGAAGATGACTGTAGCCAGTCCTTGTGTCTGAGCAAACCTACAATGTCTTTCAAAGACTATATTCAAGAACGAAGTGATCCTGTAGAGCAAGGGAAACCAGTTATACCAGCAGCGATTCTAGCTGGCTTTACTG GCAGTGGACCTATACAGCTATGGCAATTCCTTCTGGAGTTACTGACTGACAAATCCTGTCAGTCTTTCATTAGTTGGACTGGAGATGGATGGGAATTTAAACTTGCTGACCCAGATGAG GTGGCACGGAggtgggggaggaggaaaaacaagccaaaaatgAACTATGAGAAGCTGAGCCGAGGCCTACGCTACTATTATGACAAGAACATCATCCACAAGACCTCGGGGAAGCGCTACGTGTATCGCTTCGTGTGCGACCTGCAGAACCTGCTGGGGTACACGGCGGAGGAGCTGCACGCCATGCTGGGGGTGCAGCCCGACACGGAGGACTGA